A window of Campylobacter ureolyticus contains these coding sequences:
- the pyrE gene encoding orotate phosphoribosyltransferase: MENLDKNLMSESEIKDIFIKTGAILHGHFLLTSGLHSDTYIEKFSVLKHPKFTEILCKEMAKRYINDNVELVIGPMTGGILLAHEVGKALNTEAIFCERENGKMTLKRGFEIQKNQRILIVEDIVTTGGSIKEVVEVVKSFGGNIIGIAMLVNRSGKELIFDGVKSKALLNLNVSTYKADECELCKKNIPLTKRGRTGK; this comes from the coding sequence ATGGAAAATTTAGATAAAAATTTAATGAGTGAGTCTGAAATAAAAGATATTTTTATAAAAACAGGTGCAATTTTACACGGGCATTTTTTACTTACTTCTGGGCTTCATAGTGATACTTATATAGAAAAATTTAGTGTTTTAAAACATCCTAAATTTACAGAAATTTTATGTAAAGAAATGGCAAAAAGATATATAAATGATAATGTTGAGTTGGTTATTGGTCCAATGACAGGTGGAATTTTACTAGCTCATGAGGTTGGAAAAGCTTTAAATACTGAGGCTATTTTTTGTGAAAGAGAAAATGGAAAAATGACCTTAAAAAGGGGTTTTGAAATTCAAAAAAACCAAAGAATTTTAATAGTTGAAGATATTGTAACAACTGGTGGATCTATAAAAGAAGTTGTTGAAGTGGTTAAGAGTTTTGGTGGTAATATCATAGGTATTGCGATGCTTGTAAATAGAAGTGGTAAAGAACTTATTTTTGATGGTGTAAAATCAAAAGCACTTCTAAATTTAAATGTTTCAACTTATAAAGCAGATGAATGTGAACTTTGTAAAAAAAATATTCCTTTGACAAAAAGAGGAAGAACTGGAAAATAG